The Parambassis ranga chromosome 14, fParRan2.1, whole genome shotgun sequence genome includes a window with the following:
- the LOC114446470 gene encoding sodium-dependent phosphate transport protein 2A-like has product MVSLSGQRGVKKVASTLCKIPLLFVLLYLFVCSLDILSSAFQLAGGRVAGDIVQKNAILSNPVAGLVVGILVTVLVQSSSTSTSIIVSLVSSGLLDVRAAIPIIMGSNIGTSVTNTMVALMQAGDREEFERAFSGATVHDCFNWLSVLVFFPLEAVSGMLRHLSQAVVDMVHFSSGEEAPQLLKVLTEPLTKMIIQLDPSVINAIATGDQTMRNKSLVKQWCHPTSVKDNEASWGTHNLSAHTEKCKHLFVDCSLSDLVIGLILLACSLLVLCSSLILLVKLLNSLLKGQVASAINNVVNTDFPYPFTWLAGYLALLVGAGMTFLVQSSSVFTSTITPLIGIGVISIERAYPLTLGSNLGTTTTATLAALASPGDKLAAATQVALCHFFFNLLGILLWYPIPATRLPIRMACALGKRTARYRWFAVLYLLLCFMLLPSVVFALSMAGWKVMTGIGVPVMVVIVFVATINVLQVRRPDCLPRRLQNWDFLPVWMTSLQPLDDFITTVTLWCKQEKDEKLSLILNSYGQSSKLCKIIATSWRLTTPPKQKKSTKQRAWQYIGHILNAFDRNMLVSIFLIITALPTALAKGSTECHFSASAETLCFGEVGQPLMFHLSNKANTSLVLMKDYKYRILRKNNYKTMKTHQKHMNQSETLKLGNATKQHSGDYSLEVFGPDGRLLRKINVHLEIQAPVSKPAVSQMCSSPEQMQVICSTMGDKVELILSLDGQVLIQTRDQNQLLSNRTANKSVNSVLTINIHGQMTGNLMCQVWNNVSQEQTVIHLTACEDPNSYIVIEAVRAGVAALILTTLCLSIYYVHKKTRAMPVNEVCAAETELTTEPKQSNSERQRSQPGSTWTPSIV; this is encoded by the exons ATGGTATCCCTCTCCGGACAACGAGGAGTTAAAAAAGTGGCATCTACACTCTGTAAAATTCCTCTCCTCTTTGTGCTCCTCTACCTCTTTGTGTGCTCCCTTGACATTTTAAGCTCTGCATTCCAACTAGCTGGAG GTAGAGTAGCTGGAGATATCGTCCAGAAAAATGCCATCCTGTCTAACCCAGTGGCAGGGCTGGTGGTGGGGATACTGGTCACTGTGTTAGTCCAGAGCTCCTCTACATCTACTTCCATTATCGTCAGCCTTGTGTCCTCTGGAC TGCTGGATGTGCGGGCAGCCATTCCCATCATAATGGGGTCTAACATCGGAACATCTGTCACTAATACTATGGTGGCTTTAATGCaagctggagacagagaggagtttGAGAg GGCATTCTCTGGAGCTACCGTCCACGACTGTTTTAACTGGTTGTCAGTCCTGGTGTTTTTCCCTCTGGAAGCTGTGAGTGGGATGTTAAGACACCTGTCACAGGCTGTGGTTGATATGGTGCACTTCAGTAGCGGAGAGGAAGCTCCACAACTTCTGAAAGTCCTCACTGAGCCACTGACTAAAATGATAATCCAG CTGGATCCATCTGTCATTAATGCCATTGCTACAGGTGACCAGACCATGAGGAACAAGAGTCTGGTGAAGCAGTGGTGCCATCCCACATCTGTGAAG GACAATGAAGCATCCTGGGGAACACACAACctttcagcacacacagagaaat GTAAACATCTCTTTGTGGACTGCTCTTTGTCGGACTTGGTTATAGGTCTGATCCTCCTGGCCTGTTCTCTGCTGGTCTTGTGCAGCTCTCTAATACTTCTTGTTAAACTGCTTAACTCCCTGCTGAAGGGCCAGGTGGCCAGTGCTATCAACAATGTTGTTAATACAG ACTTCCCGTACCCTTTTACTTGGCTGGCAGGTTATCTGGCTCTTTTAGTGGGAGCAGGCATGACTTTTTTGGTTCAGAGTAGTTCTGTCTTCACATCCACCATCACTCCACTCATag GGATTGGTGTGATCAGTATTGAAAGAGCCTACCCTTTAACTCTGGGCTCCAACCTTGGAACCACTACAACAGCTACACTGGCAGCTCTGGCTAGTCCAGGGGATAAACTAGCTGCTGCCACACAg gttgcTTTATGTCATTTCTTCTTTAACCTCCTTGGTATCCTGCTGTGGTATCCCATACCAGCCACCCGCTTACCCATCCGTATGGCCTGTGCTCTTGGCAAACGCACTGCTAG GTACCGCTGGTTTGCAGTCTTGTACCTCCTCCTTTGCTTCATGCTACTGCCATCCGTGGTGTTTGCACTCTCCATGGCTGGCTGGAAGGTGATGACTGGGATTGGTGTTCCAGTCATGGTGGTGATAGTCTTTGTTGCAACGATAAATGTCCTCCAGGTGCGCAGACCTGATTGCTTGCCCCGTAGACTACAGAACTGGGACTTTCTTCCTGTTTGGATGACCTCATTGCAGCCGTTGGATGACTTCATCACCACTGTGACCCTGTGGTGCAAGCAAGAGAAAG ATGAAAAACTAAGTTTAATACTTAACTCTTATGGCCAAAGCAGCAAGTTGTGCAAGATAATAGCCACTTCCTGGAGGCTCACCACACCACCGAAACAGAAGAAAAGCACCAAGCAGCGTGCCTGGCAATACATAGGACACATTCTGAATGCG TTTGACAGAAACATGTTGGTTTCTATCTTCCTGATCATCACAGCTCTCCCCACAGCTCTGGCTAAAG GGTCTACTGAGTGCCATTTCTCAGCATCTGCTGAAACTCTGTGTTTTGGGGAAGTGGGTCAGCCGCTCATGTTTCATCTATCCAACAAAGCAAACACTTCACTTGTTTTGATGAAGGACTACAAATACAGAATTCTGAGGAAAAACAACTACAAGACAATGAAGACACATCAGAAACACATGAATCAGTCTGAAACACTGAAACTAGGCAATGCCACAAAGCAACACTCCGGAGACTATAGCTTGGAAGTGTTTGGACCTGATGGCAGGCTGCTGAGAAAAATAAACGTGCATCTAGAAATACAAG CTCCGGTGTCAAAGCCCGCTGTGTCTCAGATGTGTTCTTCGCCAGAACAGATGCAGGTCATCTGCTCCACAATGGGAGATAAAGTGGAGTTAATTCTGAGTTTAGATGGTCAAGTACTGATACAAACCAGAGATCAGAACCAGCTGTTAAGCAACAGAACAGCCAACAAATCTGTTAATTCAGTTCTCACCATCAACATTCATGGACAGATGACTGGAAATCTCATGTGTCAAGTTTGGAACAACGTCAGCCAAGAACAAACAGTTATTCACCTGACAGCCTGTGAAG ATCCCAATTCCTACATCGTGATTGAAGCCGTGCGAGCTGGTGTTGCTGCTTTAATTCTCAcgactctgtgtctgagtatCTACTATGTACATAAGAAAACCAGAGCTATGCCTGTTAATGAAG tttgtgctgctgagacTGAGCTGACAACCGAACCCAAACAGAGTAACTCTGAAAGACAAAGGAGCCAGCCTGGATCCACATGGACTCCATCTATAGTCTAA